The segment aaaaattattttttaatacagttgctcaaaaagtggcGTATTGCAGGGATGTAGGCTATTACATACTCGAGCTTTTTCTTTGCCTTTtccgaactcgtgcgttctctttcccaactgccgaaataatgtctattaaaaagaaaaaaccaaccacgaagtttttacaaaaaaaaaaatcatagaagtttttatgattcatgcaaatatttttttaaataagctaCTAATTTGATTCAATATCAGATTAATAATAGTTTGCCTCAAACAGTAAATATGCAACCTAAAACTTCCCCAGTTAGTATAAAAACTGTACCAATTTCAATGTATATGtgaattataacttttataagaaataaatgattagttAGGtgagtttattgtgtttttattattctattaaattgctccattttttcgcaactgtattaaaaatagttgttcagtACACGTGCGGAACCGTCATTGCAACTTGTTTCGACTATCAACCCTCACCTTCGGCTGCGCCTTGGCTCGGGTAGACATTTGTCGGAACTCTTTGGAATGGCAGGCTTTCCGCActcgtaatgaaatatactaatttatttatgagATCAAGTGACGTAACAAACAGTTAACCTGAAAGATAATAAGCgatatcttcttaatatatataaatccagtgtcctgatgtttgtttccagtgaactcctaaactaatgaacagattatAATGGGGTGCAGTTTAGTACAACTTTAGAGATAGTATAATTTTTCGTCCTGATCCATTCCTCATGtggtttttaaattcaaattcaaattgcaAATGCTAACATGAGCTAGGCTAAGTTAAGGTTCCTTAACTGACTAACAGTAATGGAATTTTTAATTAGATCTGCTGCCCTTCCGGAGCCCACTGTTGCCAGATTTGTGAAGCTGAAACTATCCGGCCCCCACGCACCCGCAAACATCGACGACCAGGTAAATTTTAACAGAATCCATTTAGACTTCTATGGACTTTGTATGGTGTATCTATATCttgcatgttttttttatggaatagggtaaacgagcgtacgtgtcttGATGGTAACACGTACACACTGGTAGTAACAATAGAGGATATACAAGAAGTGGTGCGTTTGCTTTGAACAATTGAATgctgattttgaataaaatagtaGGGGTTATATAAGTTACAATCATGGGGAATCTCTCTATCATGGTAGCGTGTTACTATTGGCTATTTGACCATTCCACTCATTTATTCGTTCTGATCACTGATTCCCATACACTTCCGTAGTTTTCAAAAGCGCTAACGATTATTGATAGTAAACTTGGGTAGCCCCCAGGAGATAAAAATCTATACTGCAGTGCTAGAATAGTCTTCatcagtttttatttttgttggcATTGTGCTCATTGAACGAACGTTGTTTTTTGTCGTATTTGTTATTGTATAGTTTGGTGACGAACCGCAAAAAGAAGCTGTACTTTACAAATTCAGTGATGGGTGTTTAATTTTTTGAGAAGTCACGGAACAAGCACCTgatgatatttatgttttctgATCATTGCAGTGGTAGGTAATATGATCAGAGTGGTAACGCTTTCGAAAGAAATCTTTCGAAATAGAAGAAAAGAGAAATCTCGTCTCgcaaatatgtattaaaaataacttaccTTAATACCTTGATCACATCACATGTATTCTAtaagctagtgatattactgtgcaaataagacttaaacatcttatgtctcaaggtgatgagcgcaattgtagtgccgctcagaatttttgtgtttttcaagaatcctgagatgcactgcattgttatgggtagggcgtatcaattaccatcagctaaacgtcctggtcgtctcgatccttattttcattaaaataaaacatcgcACGCCGATTACATAAAGATTtgtcttttctattttaattgCCTTCGAATTTCATAAAAGAGGATTTAAGGTCATATTATTATCAGATCACAGTAAACTTAGTATATTCCAGGTAGCATTAATGGCAGTCAATGTCCTCGGAGATGAAATGGAAGATGAGGCCAAGACGATCATCATTACAAAGGCGGAAGTCAGTTTCTCGCCATACGATGACTTAGCCTTCATAATGTACGTGGACAATGATATCGCTGATCTAGTGAGGATCCTGGATGAGAAGAAGAAGACTGCTGTGTCCGGTAATCCTCAATTTATTTTTGTGCACAAAATGGATTTGTGTAACGCAGCTTATTAGTAGCATGTATTGAAAAAGCAAttctttaaccgacttcaaaaagggggaggttatcaattcgatcggtattttttttatgtatgtacaccgattattctgagatttataatccgatttacttaatttttctttagttcgatgcagaatagatgccatttggttccATAAAATTTTGCATAGTTAGTAAgacaatttttgtttacctcgatgacataattgttttttatgtaagtacggcttttttagtttttgttcaagttattatacattataatcattgattataattattaaccgaggcaccgacttaaaacctatttaTAGGTAACATagaaatattagtattttattaaaggtaaaggcgtattaaatcaattttttagttatttcatacttttcagattttgaagtctgtttttttaaacgtagttttttttattgtatacaacatttgtatttaaattcttCATATCTCTGAATCGGCACCAATGCTTgtgataaaatttacaaaactacATTTTTGTGGAAAACTGCCGGTTTCTTAACTGACTGCTTTTTCAATATTCATgtctctttaaattttaacttcGTCATGGGAGTTTTACCAAACACAAATTTGACATAAATACACAAAGGCTTACCTAATTGACATCCACTAAAGGAGGCCCCTGTTAACATGTGACTGCAAGGCTGCAGGTACTCGAAAGCCTTTGAAACCCTTATGAAGTCACTATAAGAACCAATGGTAATTAAAGCGGGTAGTGCTTTTTAACTTCCTAACGTTAAATAAAAATCagacaatatttaaatttaaatttatttaataaataatcaaaatgatAAAGTATAAATATGTTACGAAACTATTAACCGTAAGCAGATTTTAGGTCACAATCTAAAGGTAAGTTACCCTAGAAGCTAGAAAACGTTACCTCATTGAATTTTTAAGCTTTGAAAAATGTACGGGCCAGATCACAGGGCACCTGTCTAATTTGCAAGGCGCCTGGATAACTCCCATATGAGTGCTCGTGTGGACGGTCCCCAAGAAGCCATCGTCTCTACCCGAAAGGGAAAGAAGACATACCCACGAATAAGGGACGCATAATTCTTCCAAGTCTCGATGGATGACGCTGTTAAAAACATAGCCAGATAATAACGGaggttttttatataaactatatacgcagattttaagtaaatttaatatttgaattctaaaaatacttaaataaaagtGTATGTTTTGTTAACATTACAGAAGAGAGATTCGAATACGCACGTCGCCTAAAGTCAGCTGGTTCGGCACTGGCTGCAGCCGGTATCAGGATTGGAAGGTGGAGACTGCGGAAGAGAACGGCGGCCGCTAGAGATGACTTCGAACTGGCCAGGCGTATGAGGGACCGGATCTCTGATGCGCTCATGGGGGTTAAAGAAGATCCGGAGCTGTTGCGCCTAATCGAAGATGAAGGGGTTAGTTTGTGCAGAATAACTTCATTGGTGACCAAGTTATGAAAAACACATAAAGTCAGTTTGGGTTTTTTTTTGGTATGGTCCTTTTATCACAGAGTCAAATATgaattataatcttgcacgattAAAAAAAGACGTGAACTAATATTTTAGCGTTGGTTGtaatactaaagtaataaaaatacctaaagtaccgacaaaaaaaaattaatagttacATATGAAATACTTACCCCATTCCAGCCAGATGCACGCAACGACTCGTCAATGCCACAGGCGTACGACTTCTCCCATCACCTGTCTCCGTCCGTGGCAGCAGGCACCCACAGCATCGACATCCAGTCACCAGTGCCACCGGTGGAGCAAGAAGATCACAACGGCTTGGATGACGAGCCCAATCATATTTCTGCTGtgagttatttttgtttttagtaGGTATAATCGCCCCACATTGCTACAAATGTGGAGCCTTGGTATGTTAAAGTGTACGTAACGTCAGAATTTTTGATCCAGCTATcctatattttctattttcattCGAATTGTTTGGATGTATTTTTGAAGACACAAAAGCATTTGATAAAGTTAcacctatattttttatgacagtaagggacaagaggtagtagtagtagtagtagtagggaAGAGAGGTACGCCCtgtccaatgcagtgccgctcagaattcttgaaaaacccaaattctgagcggcactacaattgtgctcgtcatcttgatcagctacggcggccttcagacacaataatgcttacacattacaggtggcagaaaaaatatatatccatAATTGGATGGCAGTTTCATTCATCACAATAAAGAGATAAAATTAGACGATAGATATTAGGCAAATTTACAACATAAATCTTAGGAGCGACTGagttacaaaataataacatgCTTAATGTCATTTCAGTCTCCTGTTCAAAACATAGAAGAAGATATAGAACCAATAAACAATAACATAGAAATACAACCACAGCCAGTTCATGATCTAGTAGATCAGACAGATGGATATAAAGAAGTTTACAAAAGAGAAGAAGAAACAAGAAGAGAAACGGACAGCCCCAGAAGAAGTATCACACCCAACGCCGTTAATGGTAAGACATGTAGTTTTAGGTATAAGGTATAATATAACAATGCATAATAAATAAGACAATAAGATAAGAAGTTGATGAATTGCAATGATAGCTACATTTCATAGTCATATGAAATGTGTTGATGATTGTTTCCGTTGTTACGGATTTGGTTATCTCAGATAGGCAACGCCAACGAGAGAGTTATCATCTCAAAGTGACATAAACttttttcaattaggcttaaattaggcgcttttgaatcgtcactataaatatttcttttaaattactgaatctaccgtCACTATtagttcggaaaaagttgagctcgtgagaagaacattcaagaaactcaacggccactcttttcaatcaaatagagtattttacaatgtctgtaatatacgaacaaattagtttgtaaggtgctgcatccaatatatgagtcgtgtttaaataatataatttatttcataaaaattagtaaaaaataaacggtataaatataaaatatcgtatattagatgcatcaacctttagagcttgaattaattgtcataattagtaattgcatatAACAGATACAATgatttaactataacaggtcgacctctcaccacaagtagcacccgttcatgagttgacgcatggaccagccatcgttcccttcgaacataatatattagggaaggagacgacccggcacacaacgccgccgccgcaagcaatgccattcaggGAGCACGACGAACCACGTTTTACGAaccactgtgcgcttttcaaggagctttgtggaagaccacgtactacaaagctgtggaatgagcttccttgtgcggtgtttctgggacgacacgatgtgggtaccttcaaaaaagcgcgtacaccttccttaaaggccagctcctatgattcctctggtgttgcaagagaatgtgggcggcggtgatcactttataccaggtgacacgtacgctcgtttgtcctcctgtttccataaaaaaaaaccttcgcatgataactacaaaagTAGTGCTCACATAGCAAATGATGAACAAATGATtctaaataatacaattacaaCGGATTCTATATCAACCAAAagatatattacattatacatttactatacatatatattattataaatgaattgggATGCTATTGTTAGAAtacttttatgtttaaataagggATTCTCTAGAATTCAGATTATAAATGGCCCTTATACTtttttgcaaaacaaatattgtttcgATGTCAGCTGCTTTCCCACATAGCAAAATTCCATATGACAATGCTATggaaataactgaaataaatcaatCTGACTGTGGTAGTATTACAATTACTTCTGATAGCAAAGGTAGTAATTGTAGTTTTTCATCTAATACAGTAGTCCAAGACACGAAGTAGAATCTTCAAgttttaaaagttccccatTCAATATTATACTTCTTGATACTTTTTTACACTTGGTAGGGAGAattcaatacattttgttttgctGGCGTTAAGTGACAAATTATTCACCCTGAACCATTTAGATATGTTTTCCAACGACaggtttattttatctatatccTGTGAATGCTATGATATCAATATCATTCAATATTATAACGTAATGAAGTGTCGTCTGCGAAAAGTACTATTTCACATTCATTCGAGGCTACGAATGGCACATCATTAATGTAGACGAAGAATAAGAAAGGTCCTAGGATTGAACCCTGAGGCACGCCCATCTGCATTACAGCTCCTGatgaattttcattattaattactactttctatacttttttaaataaaaattatcaaaattgaaattcaaaataattattaaaaaacatgtgAGTATCTACTATGTGTATGTACGTAAGAATAACTATAATACATTAATGAAATGGGAGATAAACAAATGAAAATGGATTGTAATGCaattattattctttaaaaatGTTCTCGCCaagtttattgcgcccgttaGGTCTCAGaatgtttttaaaagtatttaaaatattttcacatgAAATACCCAAATGGGAAAATCAATGGCAACTTTATTAAACGTAAGTATCGACGAAAGAAACTCTAACCATTTTTTCCGCAGTACTTTgtgcaaacatttaaatatacacAAGATTAATCTTAATATTAGTATTAGTTGACGTATACAGAGGTGTAAAAATCATTAGCTTCTGTGCTTTAGGTTCAGTGGTACGAAGAAGGAACAAAAGTGCAGGTCCGCGTTCGACATTTGAAGCGTATGAGGAACGTCTGCTACCAGCTCTTAGACAGTAAGTATAGCTATAGACCTATTCTTCTCCGTCAGCTCACTAGATACCTAACTCATAGAGACCTAAGGTCTTAGTCTAGACTAAGGAATATTCACTTTGGTGAATGATAATAAGCGTTTGTAGACCAATTGAATCAAGAATACGATGACTGATGATGTTTTTAAtcgtattttgatttaaaaagaaaacaataattttgctTGATTTTTCATATCGGGTTTCTTGAATTTGAGAACTGCAGGCACTTTTACCGCACTGAACTAACAAGAATAATTTGTGGCGTAAAAAATACGACTAATCTTTAACGAAAAATGCCCAGCTTTTAGAGGTGAAAAAGGAAAGTCTAAGGCTTCATGACCTTGATTGGAGCAGTGCGCCGAAATTCTCTGCAATAAAATCCAATTCGTATCGTGCATGATTAACCATAAACCACAGCCTTAAATATCGTTGCCCTCTAGAAAACTGCTAACAGGTATATCTTGATAAGATCAAGAACATCTTGCTCACCTTCTTCCTCGATTTATGTCGAGCGTTAGTGCTAAAAATCACTTTCAAATACATAGCCATTTCGTGATACTTTTTTTAGTTCCCACACAAACGAATTTCTGCGCGAAGCTCGCGAGGAGGAGTGTAGTGCAGGCAGCGCTTCCTCTCACCATCGCGTGATTCACAAGCTGAACGAACGAGAGAGAAAACAAGCTGCACTGCCTATCTTAATATTTGGATATCCACTGGTAAGTATTCTTTTTCAATTTACGCTTGAATTTTGATTATTAAGGTATGTTTGAGACATTTTTCTCTCATCTCATTTCACCTTTGATTGATTATGTTCCTTAGTAAAAATAGCATTTGCCTACACAATATTTTTGAGTTGTGGAAAGGAAGGGCTAATTAGAGTATAGGACTCAGTAGACGGCAATTTTTGGAAAATGGGTAGGCAAACTAAGTAAGTAAATCTAGCTACAACATATTGTAAATCTGCTGGGTAACCCAGATTCATATTTACctgttacaaaatttttacaTACGTGTCGATTTGAACCGTTTTCATGCTATTAATAAAACTTGTGTcggtataaataatttatatgatgaattataaataaaatttgactaaaatttgataataatataatatgaaattgaCATTTTATTTACTCTTATTCTCAAATTACCCTAATATTTGTCCACAGGTTGAGAAGTTTTTCTCAAAGAATTACCTCGATAAAGAGGAGGGGCTTGCCCGTCTGCGTGCGGAACTAACAACGCCATCTAATGGCAGCACCAAGACATCTCCAAATAAAACCGCGAGAGCTGCCGCGCTGTTGTTACAGAGGTCGCTGAGGGACAAAGTGTTCTCCGTATACAGCCAGGCTAATGAAGTAGTTTGTGTACTGTTTAAGGATTTTGTTCCAGACAGGTAAGATGATTCTTCATTGATTCTATTCGTCAAAGATCTCTGACTACAGCcacaaaaagcgcgtatacctttcttaaaggccggcaacgctcctgtaactCAGAGAGAATCTCCTGCAGaggaatcctctggtgttgcaggtaaatgtgggtggcggtgatcacttaacaccggttgacccgtacgctcgtttatcctcctattccataaagaaAGGCTTTCTACTGTTTTGATACTCATATTCATGACTGAAACAAATTAATCTATATTAAGTTCTTCTGTCAAGCTTGTCGTAAGTTGGCTGTTGGCTATTGACAACTACCAACACCTTCAATCTTCATACATCCGCTTCAGTACAGTAAATTCTCTCGTACCCTTGTATCTATAATGTTACTTTGTGGTTTAAACTATTAACTATTCTATTCACTGTAATAGAGTGTGCGCAGCTGAGGTGGGCAGATGTTTGGAGAAGATTTTACCTGAGCTGGTGCGTGCCTGCGGAGACCCGGCGCCCAGAGTCCACTCGACTGCACAGCATACGGTGTTAACTGTGGCCGAATGTCCACATGTCAGGTACCTCTGGGATAATTAAAGCAGACTTTACCCATTCCACTTCCAGATGATTCCCATAGGTAATACTGTTCTCATTCCGCCGTATTTAGCTACAGACAATGATTTATCAGTAACAGAGTGTGCCaatgatcaagaatatttttgctATCGATTGTTGTAGACTGAATTTTGACGAGAGTATTGATGAATGGCACTTAAGAATGAAGATTAAAGAAAATTCTTAGGACGGGCGTATAAATAGGAATTCGTGCGATCTTCGAGTGATCTACAGTCATATAGAGGAATAGATTGATTACAGAGGGCGCTAAGCGAGTGTAAGCATTGACTTAgtgtttaaaaattgaaataaaatgaaatagtgTACATGCTTGAGTGAATTgtgtttaaaaatatagtttccactacaataaaatatatatattgttggcAGAACTTAATAAtctttaaataatgtaaaaagtGCAGTTAAAATTTAGTGATGTTGTGCTCGGAACTATTGCATTATCCTCAACGCTAAGCTAAGTGACTTGTTGGAACATACCTAACGTTACATTACCGCCAGCTGATTGAAGGAGAATAAAAGAGACGTATTTTTTGTAGTAAAAGCCATAGATATTCTTAAATTAAGCGTCTATATAGGCTCCGAAGCGAGTTCCGAAACTTACGCGAGAACTGATCGCCGacataattaaatcataaatttcTGTGCAATATGTTTATTTGACTATAAATCATCAggtattattgttataataactaTAGAGTAAAAACTTGAACTTACTGGCCGAGTTTCGCATATTGTGTATATTAACTAATAGCACACTCGAGATGCTCAGTGACTACTGTTGATCGTTACCTATCACAATTAGATATAAGGGCAACTATGATAAAACTGAACTGTGAActtctaaattattaaaactaataagTTGGTGATAGTGAACTTATCGTTTCGAGCCTTGCTAAATGTTAGACAAACttgcattttttttacactcgtataatataaaacatatctTGGGAGagatctaaaaatattattgcaatattttgTGACTAGTCTGAGGCATTCGACTGTGTACCTATCTCATGATACTTTGCTATGTAAACTGGAACACTACGGAATTAAAAATTCCGTCCTACCTTAAAAACCGAACTCAAAAGGTACAGATCAAAGAAGCTAATTCGCAAGGTTCCTTTATTAAAATGGGAGTACCACAGGAATCTATTTTAGGTccttttttgtttttagtttatataaatgatttaccgcTCTATGTACGGGATATGTGCAATATTGTTCTATTTGCAGACGATACTTCTCTTTTATTTGAGGTTGATAAAATAAATCCAGACTTTGACAAAGTAAATAGTGTCCTCAAACTTGTTCACCAATGGTTTACAGCGAATAACTTAGTTTTAAACTCAAAAAAGACCAAATGTCTTAAATTTTCCCTATCAAAGATGGATTGTACCAATAGAATTATTCTCGACAATGTTAATCTGGATTTTGTAAATGAAACGATTTTCCTGGGCATGAGATTGGATGCCAGATTGCAATGGAGTCTTCAAATTACACATTTGGGGAAAAGACTTAGTTCAGCTGCTTACGCTGTAAGAAAAGTAAGACAGCTTGCTGAAGTAACTACAGCTcgtattgtttattttagttacttccacagcattatgtcatatggCATACTGCTGTGGGTTCGAGCAGCTGATATACAATCTATATTTATACTGCAAAAAGGGCAATTAGaagtattataaatacttcTAATTAACTAATCTATCTACGTAGCCGTGTTACATTGAGagaacttttcaaaaaaataaatataatgacggTGCCTGGacaatatataaaagaaaattttatgtatgctcgaagaaatattaaaaattttgatagaaattgtgataaacattattttgatacgagaaataaatataaactagcATGTCCAAAGTACAGATTAGCTAAAGTTAATAATTCATTTGTGGGCCTAtgtattaaatgttataataaattacctgaaaatattatgtcttagtgaaaataaatttaagtttatcATTAAGCGCATACTATCACAAAATGCGTATTATAAGATagaagaatattaatttttttttaatatttatcatatcacatataccgatataaaactaggtcaaattagcatctaaaaaaaccacaaaggttaacaactaatgctaataacacttaataatacgtcacaactcaacaacaacttatgctataaattaaatgaacacagtgaaaatattttaaaagacttaaaaacgaataaatataacttataaatatgactttGCAGGTTGAAATTCTCTTAGACATAATTATTTggaacaataattgtaatttagtgacaaaacaaaataaatagatgATACGGAACAGGTATTATATGTACATTACCATCgatgacatttatattttatattgttattattgttacatttatattgttattattcttacatttatatttttacgataatgtattaaattattctattgtaTTTATGACGTGGAAAAGTCTATTGTATatacctactttcaataaattgttttcattTGATAGAAAACTTTTGCACTTTTGGAGCTTAAGACCCCCTGCATCTTCACATTTCAGAAGTCTCCACATAATTCCGCAACAGTTGGTACGTCCTGTGGCTGCGTCGATGCATCCTAGACTCGCACTATCTCGTCTGCAGATGCTGGAGCAGCTACTCCTGAGCCACGGCATATCAACAGACAAGAATAGGTAAAGATTGATTACTTAAACGAACAGACGTAGTTTACTGAGTTATTGATGAATCCGTTCAGTGCGGTGACGGAATATTGATGACCAgtgcaatcgtagtgccgctcaaagttTTAGTTTTCCAAAAATTCAAGCAGCACCTCAGTGCTTCCCtcaggaagacgcagtgttggtaggccccccacaagatgcaccgacgatctggtcaagatcgccggaatacgtttaatgagggcagcgcaggaccgatcgtcgtggaaatctttgggggaggcctttgtccagcagtggacgtcttccggctgatgatgatgatgaagcagCACTTTAGGTGTTGTATTGAGCAGGGTGTATAATTGATAACTTGCCATGAGGTGAAATCCTTGCTCTTTTCGCTacatataatcataaaaaagtatGTTGCTATATAAATCTACATTTTCTACTGATACCATAGATCAGCACAACTATATTTATAACATCTCTGGTATTGGAAGATATCACAACCTCCTCTGGCCACTGGTGCTCATTAGTCCTGCTATTCTACACGAACACATGTTTCCAGCGGTCTAACTGTCCGTCGGCTTGCTGAATGTGGTGCCGCCGGCGTGCAGCACGCGGCTGGCTCCGTGCGAGCTGCTGCAGAGCGTATCCTGCTCACGGCATACGCCAGGTCTCCCCGCGTGGTGCGAGCTCAGCTGCCGCCTGACGACGCCGTCACCAGGAGGAACCTCATCTACCGCCATCTGTTTCAGCAGTTCGATAGGATTGATATGCAAGTAAGATGCCATATCATTATACTCTTcaatttatgaaagtaagggacgagacgagcaggacgttcagttaatgGTAATTAAATTGCCCTGCTTATTACAATaaaagcggcactacaattaaaCTCGtcacgttaagtctcatttgcgcagtaagataactagctacggcgcccttcagaccgaaacagtaatgcttacacattactgcttcacgacagaagtaggcgtcgttgtgggacccataatttaGCCAACATCCTGTGctaagtagcctcccactggtaaaaactcACCTTTATCTGCAGAACTGAATGAATTACGTCAAAGTAGGCGTGAAAACAAAGTTCCTCAATATCtttctttacacaaattataatgGTCAGCTGTCGGTTGCAAGTATCACACTAGAGCTCCTCCTTACCTGCACTGTGTACCGCCGCACCGATCAGCGGCATTCGAAGGAGGCTTTTCCTCcccatcataatataaatagtgtttctgcatttagaaataattataaaatataaatgtttactctACAAGTTGAGTCCCTTTTAAAAGTAGATAATAAATCTA is part of the Leptidea sinapis chromosome 13, ilLepSina1.1, whole genome shotgun sequence genome and harbors:
- the LOC126967621 gene encoding centrosomal protein of 104 kDa isoform X1, whose translation is MPKRVPFHVVYATSEDSSYPACELNSQGPAVRGWRSVGPPPHELLLRLTAVTSIHKLQLLAHHQLIPSCVEVLVSGGLVSEGSATPCGATYTSVGKVSLARPAPQARTRELRSAALPEPTVARFVKLKLSGPHAPANIDDQVALMAVNVLGDEMEDEAKTIIITKAEVSFSPYDDLAFIMYVDNDIADLVRILDEKKKTAVSEERFEYARRLKSAGSALAAAGIRIGRWRLRKRTAAARDDFELARRMRDRISDALMGVKEDPELLRLIEDEGPDARNDSSMPQAYDFSHHLSPSVAAGTHSIDIQSPVPPVEQEDHNGLDDEPNHISASPVQNIEEDIEPINNNIEIQPQPVHDLVDQTDGYKEVYKREEETRRETDSPRRSITPNAVNGSVVRRRNKSAGPRSTFEAYEERLLPALRHSHTNEFLREAREEECSAGSASSHHRVIHKLNERERKQAALPILIFGYPLVEKFFSKNYLDKEEGLARLRAELTTPSNGSTKTSPNKTARAAALLLQRSLRDKVFSVYSQANEVVCVLFKDFVPDRVCAAEVGRCLEKILPELVRACGDPAPRVHSTAQHTVLTVAECPHVRSLHIIPQQLVRPVAASMHPRLALSRLQMLEQLLLSHGISTDKNSGLTVRRLAECGAAGVQHAAGSVRAAAERILLTAYARSPRVVRAQLPPDDAVTRRNLIYRHLFQQFDRIDMQKMLNQAPSEEPPIDQTESAHETSASQSTRSGTTFSGMTSSLGMSSSLGLTSLETSYSLKSSASSATLAPSSMSGSLTSRSKSSMKKSSTKKCASKVVKDVSSPGYNKLRLDSAISPKHSPRPPNATEKVHFQECQTDEVVYRRANRNSENRHSMIHYDHDTIKPELKERPATVYEPLHSDFRDSPTIGSPKTSKELRSLDSLPMDSPRLSRNDLDSDRSLDSPKLRADFFRDTTGLESPKLVANVRNLHLDDHSQMDESGYYSPGRRQQASNDQTFENYETVAVEASCETTPEPFSNQSGSCRCPWCGRNVRASAMDTHYWRRCVLLARCPHCRLTLEARALHSHLLEECSLSEGFWKGCHKCGAALRSEDNENHVNCIPLAMDEWKCPYCFTNVLARDLPWQRHLMQCPRNPRLSQSSSNI
- the LOC126967621 gene encoding centrosomal protein of 104 kDa isoform X2; translated protein: MAVNVLGDEMEDEAKTIIITKAEVSFSPYDDLAFIMYVDNDIADLVRILDEKKKTAVSEERFEYARRLKSAGSALAAAGIRIGRWRLRKRTAAARDDFELARRMRDRISDALMGVKEDPELLRLIEDEGPDARNDSSMPQAYDFSHHLSPSVAAGTHSIDIQSPVPPVEQEDHNGLDDEPNHISASPVQNIEEDIEPINNNIEIQPQPVHDLVDQTDGYKEVYKREEETRRETDSPRRSITPNAVNGSVVRRRNKSAGPRSTFEAYEERLLPALRHSHTNEFLREAREEECSAGSASSHHRVIHKLNERERKQAALPILIFGYPLVEKFFSKNYLDKEEGLARLRAELTTPSNGSTKTSPNKTARAAALLLQRSLRDKVFSVYSQANEVVCVLFKDFVPDRVCAAEVGRCLEKILPELVRACGDPAPRVHSTAQHTVLTVAECPHVRSLHIIPQQLVRPVAASMHPRLALSRLQMLEQLLLSHGISTDKNSGLTVRRLAECGAAGVQHAAGSVRAAAERILLTAYARSPRVVRAQLPPDDAVTRRNLIYRHLFQQFDRIDMQKMLNQAPSEEPPIDQTESAHETSASQSTRSGTTFSGMTSSLGMSSSLGLTSLETSYSLKSSASSATLAPSSMSGSLTSRSKSSMKKSSTKKCASKVVKDVSSPGYNKLRLDSAISPKHSPRPPNATEKVHFQECQTDEVVYRRANRNSENRHSMIHYDHDTIKPELKERPATVYEPLHSDFRDSPTIGSPKTSKELRSLDSLPMDSPRLSRNDLDSDRSLDSPKLRADFFRDTTGLESPKLVANVRNLHLDDHSQMDESGYYSPGRRQQASNDQTFENYETVAVEASCETTPEPFSNQSGSCRCPWCGRNVRASAMDTHYWRRCVLLARCPHCRLTLEARALHSHLLEECSLSEGFWKGCHKCGAALRSEDNENHVNCIPLAMDEWKCPYCFTNVLARDLPWQRHLMQCPRNPRLSQSSSNI